One Nitrospirota bacterium genomic region harbors:
- a CDS encoding tetratricopeptide repeat protein, with amino-acid sequence MKIKSRNTLSCTCGSGKKFKKCCGAIQKNVTETGTDLEISEKFKNAIVYHQAGELDKAEAFYREILEADPRQPDVLFNLGGICEGKGELGKAKSFYEKVLENRPDYYTVYNNLGAVYYKEESYLEARSYYEKALSFKPDFAEAWNNLGMVFKSEGKFKEAEEFIKKAIFLKPDYADAYNNLGATYLGHGDRSKKETAIACLEKAIKINPRHAGAYNNIGNILRFDERLEEAESYYLKAITIDPKFPDAYSNLGNIYELQGRAEEAVEKYRKTLELAPKHVIAQSNLLLALNYSETSVPSAVYSEHLLFEKNFGEQFKSETKPYLNDLSPDRKLKIGYISPDFRTHSVAYFIEPVLANHDSQKFEIIGYSNSQAWDQMTRQLHSYVDKWRNISGIPVHIVDEMIRMDQIDILIDLSGHTAGNRLLVFARKPAPVQVTWLGYPNTTGLRTMDYRITDRFADPVGVAEQFHTEQLIRLPKSFSCYRPPDEGLEVEDTPAIENGFITFGSFNNFSKVTLRVIQLWAKVLRSVPDSRLILKTGGLNEKSLRDRVYDQFASMGVSANRLELLGRDASREEHFRQYRRLDIGLDPFPYNGTTTICESLWMGVPVVTLEGQTHAGRVGVSLMNTLELTELIARSENEYVDICVRLANDLVQLSQLRAGMRSRMKASPLMNEKEFTQYLEDAYRNIWKDYVRRQGLMSERSEMKNVADPEVNVRIDEAQNLLKEGRLDQAEILYREILTNHSKNPTVLHDLGIVAFHKGQLARAADFFIKALAFKPDYATAYNNLGAVCDEMGRQEDAKACYEMSLVLVPNYAEAHHNLGVLYKKQGIINMAMDFFQKALDLNPEYLEARKNIEELKRMTSEPSSV; translated from the coding sequence ATGAAAATTAAATCCAGAAACACACTTTCTTGCACGTGCGGAAGTGGTAAGAAATTTAAAAAATGTTGCGGAGCAATCCAAAAGAATGTGACAGAAACCGGGACTGACTTAGAGATATCTGAAAAATTCAAAAATGCAATCGTCTATCATCAAGCAGGAGAATTGGATAAAGCGGAAGCGTTTTACAGGGAAATACTGGAGGCAGATCCGCGACAACCGGATGTCCTTTTTAATCTCGGAGGCATTTGTGAAGGAAAGGGCGAACTGGGTAAAGCAAAGTCCTTTTATGAAAAAGTCCTTGAGAATAGACCTGACTACTATACCGTATATAACAATTTGGGGGCTGTTTATTACAAGGAAGAAAGTTATTTAGAAGCGCGGAGTTATTACGAAAAGGCCCTGTCGTTTAAACCTGATTTTGCCGAAGCTTGGAACAATCTCGGTATGGTATTTAAATCAGAGGGAAAGTTCAAGGAGGCCGAAGAATTCATTAAGAAGGCGATCTTTCTCAAGCCTGACTATGCCGATGCGTATAACAATTTGGGTGCAACCTATTTAGGACACGGAGATAGGAGCAAGAAGGAAACAGCGATAGCCTGTTTAGAAAAGGCAATAAAGATAAATCCCCGTCACGCCGGAGCGTACAATAATATTGGAAATATTTTAAGATTTGATGAAAGGCTCGAAGAGGCAGAATCTTATTATTTAAAGGCAATCACAATTGACCCTAAGTTTCCCGATGCCTACTCCAATTTGGGAAATATTTACGAGCTTCAGGGAAGGGCTGAGGAGGCGGTTGAGAAATATAGAAAGACACTTGAACTGGCACCGAAACATGTCATTGCTCAGAGCAATCTTCTTCTTGCTCTAAACTATTCAGAAACTAGCGTTCCCAGTGCAGTCTACTCTGAACACCTTCTTTTCGAAAAGAATTTCGGGGAACAATTTAAGTCGGAAACGAAGCCTTATCTGAACGATCTTTCTCCGGATCGGAAATTAAAAATCGGTTATATTTCTCCCGATTTCAGGACTCATTCGGTGGCGTACTTCATCGAGCCGGTCCTGGCCAATCACGACAGTCAGAAATTTGAGATTATCGGTTATTCCAACAGTCAGGCATGGGATCAAATGACCAGGCAACTTCATTCTTATGTTGACAAATGGCGCAATATTTCGGGCATTCCGGTCCATATCGTAGACGAAATGATCAGAATGGATCAGATTGATATCTTAATTGACTTGAGCGGACATACGGCAGGAAACCGACTGCTTGTTTTTGCCCGGAAACCCGCCCCCGTTCAGGTAACATGGCTTGGCTATCCCAATACCACTGGTTTAAGGACGATGGATTATCGAATTACCGATCGTTTTGCAGATCCAGTCGGCGTGGCGGAACAATTTCATACAGAACAACTCATCAGGCTCCCTAAATCATTTTCATGTTATCGACCGCCAGACGAAGGGCTAGAAGTGGAAGATACTCCGGCCATAGAAAATGGATTTATTACATTTGGTTCATTTAATAATTTTTCCAAAGTTACACTGAGAGTTATTCAGTTGTGGGCTAAGGTTTTAAGATCTGTTCCTGATTCTCGCCTGATTTTGAAAACCGGTGGATTAAATGAAAAAAGTCTAAGAGACAGGGTCTACGATCAATTTGCATCTATGGGAGTCTCAGCCAATAGACTTGAGTTATTGGGAAGAGACGCCTCACGGGAGGAACATTTTAGACAATATCGCCGTCTGGATATCGGATTGGATCCTTTTCCCTATAACGGGACGACGACAATTTGCGAGTCACTTTGGATGGGAGTGCCGGTGGTGACTCTTGAAGGACAAACGCATGCCGGCCGTGTGGGGGTGAGTCTTATGAATACCCTGGAGCTGACCGAATTAATCGCCCGATCGGAAAACGAATATGTGGATATTTGTGTGCGTCTTGCAAATGACCTGGTGCAATTAAGTCAGTTACGGGCGGGGATGCGCTCGAGGATGAAGGCTTCTCCTTTAATGAATGAGAAGGAGTTTACTCAATACCTGGAAGACGCATACAGAAATATCTGGAAAGATTATGTGCGAAGACAGGGCCTGATGTCTGAGCGTTCTGAAATGAAAAATGTGGCTGATCCTGAAGTCAATGTCAGGATAGACGAGGCTCAAAATCTCCTGAAAGAAGGACGTTTAGACCAGGCAGAAATTCTTTATCGGGAAATCTTGACGAACCACTCAAAGAATCCAACCGTGCTCCATGACCTGGGAATTGTTGCGTTCCATAAAGGACAATTGGCCCGGGCCGCGGATTTCTTTATCAAAGCATTGGCATTTAAGCCCGATTATGCCACCGCTTATAATAATCTTGGTGCGGTCTGTGATGAAATGGGGCGCCAGGAAGATGCCAAGGCGTGTTATGAGATGTCGCTGGTCTTGGTGCCGAATTATGCCGAAGCCCACCACAATCTGGGAGTACTGTACAAGAAACAGGGAATCATCAATATGGCGATGGACTTTTTCCAGAAGGCTCTGGATTTAAATCCCGAATATCTTGAAGCACGCAAGAATATAGAAGAGTTAAAGAGGATGACATCGGAGCCCTCATCCGTTTGA
- the flgK gene encoding flagellar hook-associated protein FlgK codes for MSSISNIFNIGVSALLANQNALAITSNNIANVNTPGYSKETAFFNETTPVNGNPGQIGTGVQIAQIQRMVNQFLNNQVTQEQSSLGQYDIMQSTLSNVQSFFSDSQGTGINQALSDFFNAFQDVSNNPQSLPARQALIQKGNILSQIFSNTSANLTQIENNLNSQISGAINDANALAGEIAGLNGQIARAQLSGQSPNALLDQRDQYLNQLASKLNISTFVDASGQVTVMVGGGNPLVEGNTAHSLTGVANPDNSGYFDVAYAPANGTPITLNGSITGGNIKGLLDLRDTTVSGDLTQLDILAAGIINEVNQQHQAGYGLDGTTGNLFFSPLLPNATALSTNAGTAVVTASVVTPASLTFNPYQLTFSGGNYTLTNTVSGASTSAAYGGATTVTFEGFQIAIGAGAANGDIFNLSETQGVSVSMTVSLTDPNKVAAASALAGLPGDNGNALFLSGISGKAITAFAGETVQGYYSNLTGTIGLQAQSAQRNFSAEKILKGQLFSQQQEVSGVSLDEEMSNLINFQNAYAASAKLITMADEIFQTLIAMKH; via the coding sequence ATGTCCAGCATTTCGAATATTTTCAACATAGGCGTCTCGGCACTGCTGGCGAATCAGAATGCGTTGGCGATTACCTCCAATAATATTGCTAACGTCAATACGCCGGGATATTCCAAAGAAACCGCATTTTTTAATGAGACGACCCCAGTCAACGGTAATCCTGGTCAAATAGGAACGGGCGTTCAAATTGCCCAGATACAGAGAATGGTTAATCAGTTTCTCAATAATCAGGTGACGCAGGAGCAATCGAGTCTAGGTCAATACGACATTATGCAGAGCACTCTTTCGAACGTTCAGAGTTTTTTCAGCGACAGTCAGGGAACGGGTATTAATCAAGCCCTATCCGATTTCTTCAATGCTTTTCAGGATGTATCAAACAATCCCCAATCCCTCCCGGCGCGTCAGGCACTGATTCAAAAGGGAAATATACTTTCACAGATTTTCAGTAACACCAGTGCCAACTTGACGCAGATTGAGAATAATCTGAATAGCCAGATCAGCGGAGCGATCAACGATGCAAATGCTTTGGCGGGAGAAATCGCCGGATTAAATGGTCAAATTGCCCGTGCTCAACTTTCAGGGCAATCTCCCAATGCACTGCTTGACCAGAGAGATCAGTATCTCAATCAGTTGGCTTCCAAGTTAAATATTAGTACCTTTGTTGATGCCTCTGGCCAGGTCACGGTCATGGTGGGAGGAGGGAATCCGCTTGTAGAAGGAAATACTGCCCACTCTTTAACGGGAGTAGCCAATCCGGACAATTCCGGATATTTCGATGTGGCCTATGCGCCGGCGAATGGGACTCCGATTACATTGAACGGATCGATTACCGGCGGCAATATCAAAGGACTTCTTGATTTAAGAGACACGACGGTGTCGGGAGACCTTACCCAGTTAGATATTCTAGCGGCTGGAATTATTAATGAAGTCAATCAACAGCACCAGGCGGGCTACGGGCTGGACGGAACCACCGGAAATCTCTTCTTTTCTCCCCTTTTGCCCAATGCGACCGCTTTGAGTACGAATGCCGGAACAGCAGTTGTGACTGCATCGGTTGTGACCCCGGCATCGTTGACTTTTAATCCCTATCAGCTCACTTTCTCCGGCGGGAATTATACTTTGACCAATACGGTGAGTGGAGCCTCCACATCGGCCGCTTACGGAGGCGCGACAACCGTCACTTTCGAGGGATTTCAGATCGCCATCGGTGCGGGAGCGGCAAATGGAGATATTTTCAATCTCAGTGAAACCCAGGGGGTCTCGGTGAGCATGACGGTTTCACTGACCGATCCCAATAAGGTTGCCGCGGCATCCGCTCTGGCTGGACTTCCCGGAGATAACGGGAATGCGCTTTTTCTCTCCGGAATATCCGGAAAGGCGATTACGGCGTTTGCCGGCGAGACGGTTCAAGGATATTATAGTAATCTAACGGGAACCATCGGATTGCAGGCACAATCCGCGCAGAGGAATTTTTCTGCGGAAAAGATTTTGAAAGGCCAATTGTTTAGCCAACAGCAAGAGGTTTCGGGCGTTTCACTCGACGAAGAGATGTCGAATCTGATCAATTTTCAAAATGCCTATGCAGCCTCTGCCAAACTGATTACGATGGCCGACGAAATTTTTCAAACCTTGATTGCTATGAAACATTAA
- a CDS encoding flagellar protein FlgN, whose protein sequence is MSPSSLDVLLIKFYSTLGEMTKGYQQFMSILQKEKSLIIEGNSEELITCLLQKEGVISYLNGLESKREAEIEEIGRALGLTSRPLTFVMLIDAVKEPFKSKFISCKAGLEALTASMIEVNQINGLLVERTLRKITDLIGLINQISAVPITYSSNGVANAFPAKGRSLART, encoded by the coding sequence ATGTCTCCTTCTTCGCTCGACGTTCTTCTCATCAAATTTTATTCCACCCTCGGTGAGATGACGAAAGGTTACCAGCAATTCATGTCCATTTTGCAAAAAGAAAAAAGCCTGATTATCGAAGGCAACAGCGAGGAGCTGATTACCTGCCTCCTACAGAAAGAAGGGGTAATCTCTTACTTAAATGGATTGGAATCGAAACGGGAAGCAGAGATTGAAGAGATCGGGCGTGCGCTGGGATTGACTTCTCGTCCGCTGACTTTTGTCATGCTGATCGATGCGGTGAAGGAACCCTTCAAAAGCAAATTTATTTCTTGTAAGGCAGGCCTGGAAGCATTGACTGCAAGTATGATTGAAGTCAATCAGATCAACGGACTTCTGGTTGAACGGACACTTCGAAAGATTACTGATCTGATCGGCTTAATAAATCAGATTTCGGCGGTTCCGATCACTTATTCCTCAAATGGCGTCGCCAATGCTTTTCCTGCGAAAGGGAGAAGTCTCGCGAGAACGTAG
- a CDS encoding rod-binding protein: MDFIDAVSHSTAQPVSPSTSSREDKKVTEASQGFEAYFIQQMLQEMRKTIPKTERPGFGSAIYESMMDQALAQNMSEHSGIGLAKQIRETLEARNKK, from the coding sequence ATGGATTTCATTGACGCTGTCTCCCATTCAACCGCTCAACCCGTTAGTCCTTCAACGAGTTCCAGAGAAGACAAAAAGGTTACCGAAGCTTCTCAAGGTTTCGAGGCCTATTTTATACAGCAGATGTTACAGGAGATGAGAAAAACGATACCGAAAACAGAAAGACCGGGTTTTGGGAGTGCCATTTATGAGTCCATGATGGACCAGGCGCTGGCTCAAAATATGTCAGAGCATTCCGGAATAGGTTTAGCGAAGCAAATTCGTGAGACGTTAGAAGCGAGAAACAAGAAGTAA
- a CDS encoding flagellar basal body L-ring protein FlgH, whose protein sequence is MLHNRFSSLLHLAPIRIVLFLLVLYVAGCAPYPWSNLRGQSPRPLHPVVEKTAQTSGEKTVLIPQEKTEGSLWKASQSKAYLFQDPKARQIGDIVRVQIIENATGSKNAVTKTLKTSTATGSTGATLGLPGNTTSNLGVTGSYADNFDGEGSTTRNQALTAVVPAEVTDVLPNGNLVLYGRREVVINSEKTLISLTGMIRPEDIGSQNTILSTSMSDAKIEYTGRGVISDKNQPGWLVRLMNWFWPF, encoded by the coding sequence ATGTTACACAATAGATTTTCGTCCCTCTTACATCTTGCCCCTATCCGAATAGTCCTCTTTCTGTTGGTTCTATACGTTGCCGGATGTGCTCCATATCCCTGGTCCAATTTAAGAGGGCAAAGCCCAAGGCCCCTTCATCCGGTCGTCGAAAAAACGGCGCAAACGTCCGGAGAAAAAACAGTCCTGATCCCACAAGAGAAGACAGAGGGGTCGTTATGGAAAGCAAGCCAGTCGAAAGCCTATCTTTTTCAGGATCCTAAAGCACGTCAGATTGGCGATATTGTAAGAGTTCAAATCATTGAAAATGCAACTGGATCAAAGAACGCGGTCACCAAGACCTTGAAAACGTCTACAGCAACGGGAAGTACCGGAGCGACTCTGGGACTCCCTGGAAATACGACAAGCAATCTCGGAGTCACCGGCTCCTATGCCGATAACTTTGATGGCGAAGGTTCGACGACACGAAATCAGGCTTTAACGGCTGTGGTACCGGCAGAGGTGACCGATGTTTTGCCGAACGGAAATTTGGTGTTATACGGCCGAAGAGAAGTCGTTATTAATAGTGAAAAAACTTTAATCTCACTGACCGGGATGATTCGTCCGGAAGATATCGGTTCCCAAAATACCATCTTATCGACCTCCATGTCAGACGCCAAAATTGAATATACCGGACGCGGTGTCATTTCCGACAAAAACCAGCCGGGGTGGTTGGTCCGCCTGATGAACTGGTTCTGGCCGTTTTAA
- the flgM gene encoding flagellar biosynthesis anti-sigma factor FlgM, protein MRISDNHPNSMLEKYLLGAESPKKPKGVQESSSELGSFSVADSVVSDSVQISPEGQEIVRLHQNVALAPDLSAVKASEIQKQISDGTYSIDPKQVAKSLVKETILNHLLS, encoded by the coding sequence ATGAGAATCTCTGATAATCACCCCAACTCCATGCTGGAAAAATATCTCCTGGGTGCCGAATCTCCCAAAAAACCGAAAGGGGTCCAAGAGAGTTCATCTGAACTTGGGAGCTTTTCTGTGGCAGATTCGGTTGTATCAGATTCGGTTCAGATTTCGCCTGAGGGCCAGGAGATTGTAAGACTTCATCAGAATGTTGCTTTAGCCCCCGATCTTTCTGCGGTCAAAGCGTCTGAAATTCAGAAGCAGATATCCGACGGTACTTATTCCATTGACCCCAAACAAGTGGCAAAAAGCCTGGTTAAAGAGACGATTCTCAATCATCTATTATCGTAA
- a CDS encoding radical SAM protein: MKACIIVPPSEFLDDDKVFPALGPWYIKRYVEENSIHQVDVLTNPPFAYLERYDVVGFSVTTPQYNYVDRILKDLPTGMTTVLGGPHCRTYTVEPGTFTHVIREDGCKPFLNILNGNEPGKESDDNDQLPHRDMTYHEYKYVLDGRKSTNVITSRGCPLLCSFCEHARTPGRFKSKKAVAKEIQECKDLGFEGVMFFDDLFCLNTQRVRDMCEVIKPLDIKFRCFAHALSFNRKMAELLAGAGCVEIGFGAEHASQKILDNVNKKTKAIQNYQLIERAHEFGLRVKAFLMIGLPGEDHETVKELEQFVLNSNVDDFDLCVYYPFVGTEIADYPEKFDIQIKDDQSGAYYKGKLGSSSVIVRTEALSSEEIKYWQKRIYSHNKRWKGGMKSTLGIKIVDEPSAADVCSSSNVNGFPAI; this comes from the coding sequence ATGAAGGCATGTATCATAGTACCCCCCTCTGAATTTTTAGATGATGATAAAGTATTTCCGGCTTTGGGGCCCTGGTATATCAAGCGATATGTCGAAGAGAACTCCATTCACCAGGTCGATGTTTTGACAAATCCTCCGTTCGCCTATTTAGAAAGATATGATGTGGTTGGATTCAGCGTGACAACGCCTCAATATAATTATGTCGACAGGATTTTGAAGGATCTTCCAACAGGGATGACCACCGTATTGGGAGGTCCACATTGTCGTACTTATACGGTTGAACCGGGGACTTTCACACATGTCATTAGAGAAGATGGATGCAAACCTTTTCTGAATATCTTAAACGGGAATGAACCTGGTAAAGAATCGGACGACAATGACCAGCTTCCCCACAGAGACATGACCTACCATGAATATAAATATGTTTTAGATGGCCGAAAATCGACTAATGTAATTACCAGCAGAGGGTGTCCTCTATTGTGTTCTTTTTGCGAACATGCGAGGACGCCGGGTAGATTTAAAAGCAAAAAAGCGGTTGCGAAGGAAATTCAGGAATGCAAGGATCTGGGGTTTGAAGGAGTGATGTTTTTTGATGACCTGTTCTGTTTGAATACCCAGCGGGTACGGGATATGTGCGAGGTCATCAAGCCACTCGATATCAAATTTAGATGTTTTGCACATGCTTTAAGTTTCAACAGGAAAATGGCAGAGCTCCTGGCAGGTGCGGGATGTGTTGAAATCGGTTTTGGCGCTGAGCATGCGTCGCAAAAAATATTGGATAACGTCAATAAAAAGACCAAAGCGATCCAGAACTATCAGTTGATCGAAAGAGCACATGAGTTTGGTCTCCGAGTCAAAGCATTCCTGATGATCGGACTCCCAGGAGAAGACCATGAGACCGTTAAAGAGTTGGAACAATTTGTCTTGAACTCCAATGTTGATGACTTCGACCTCTGTGTTTACTATCCTTTTGTCGGTACCGAGATTGCTGACTATCCTGAGAAGTTTGACATACAGATCAAAGATGATCAGAGTGGGGCCTATTATAAAGGAAAGCTGGGGTCCTCTTCGGTAATCGTTCGGACAGAAGCACTATCTTCTGAAGAGATCAAATATTGGCAAAAGAGGATCTATTCTCATAATAAGAGATGGAAAGGGGGAATGAAGTCCACGCTTGGAATTAAAATTGTGGATGAACCCTCTGCCGCAGATGTTTGCAGTTCCAGTAATGTGAATGGGTTCCCAGCAATTTAG
- the flgA gene encoding flagellar basal body P-ring formation protein FlgA, which yields MRKGIRLLISLFCLVSLGYLVGNAAESSEMANAKEIKELIQHYIGTRLAISPLEIEVHLLGELGDTRKGIAASPHLAVRESNGTSLLGNGMFLLVSEESTEKVPPLWVNVRSEWVHPAVVAARFLKKNQIVSLEDLTIQTVHSDQPGDYLSQISDLIGKRVVLQERAGTVMTRDMVQNPPLFYQGERVTLLVETGHLKIMASGKALEDGYKGKSVSVLNLDSHRTVFGEPLDGATVKVSLGRD from the coding sequence ATGAGGAAAGGAATAAGACTCCTGATATCACTGTTCTGCCTCGTTTCATTAGGCTATCTGGTCGGCAATGCCGCCGAAAGCTCAGAAATGGCTAATGCAAAGGAAATCAAAGAGTTGATTCAGCACTATATCGGAACTCGGCTTGCAATCTCTCCGCTTGAGATTGAGGTCCATCTGCTGGGAGAGTTGGGCGATACTCGAAAAGGAATTGCCGCGTCTCCTCATTTGGCCGTGCGGGAATCTAACGGGACCTCGCTATTAGGAAACGGAATGTTCTTACTCGTATCGGAAGAATCTACCGAGAAGGTTCCGCCCCTCTGGGTAAACGTGAGAAGCGAATGGGTCCATCCGGCAGTTGTCGCGGCCAGATTTCTAAAGAAAAATCAGATCGTTAGCCTGGAGGACCTTACAATTCAAACAGTTCACTCTGATCAACCAGGTGATTACCTTTCACAAATAAGCGACCTGATCGGAAAAAGGGTTGTCCTGCAGGAACGGGCCGGAACCGTCATGACCCGCGATATGGTTCAGAATCCCCCTCTTTTTTATCAGGGTGAAAGGGTAACCCTTCTGGTTGAGACCGGCCATCTAAAGATCATGGCTTCGGGAAAAGCACTGGAAGACGGGTATAAGGGAAAATCGGTTTCTGTATTAAATCTCGATTCGCACAGAACGGTTTTCGGAGAACCGTTGGATGGAGCGACCGTTAAAGTGAGCCTCGGCCGGGACTAA
- the flgL gene encoding flagellar hook-associated protein FlgL, which produces MRVTNQIIYDNLIEYLQRNNDALFRPQQEIATGKKIILPSDDPQGNSQVVNLDAMGGKLNQYLTNQNVAQSFMEATNTVLDEASKILADIKNVALNAASGLSSQNQQYDSTLLAADLQSLLDVANTQYQGEYLFAGFKNDTSAYNNAGVYQGDGGQIGVQIAPGATIQRNLAGQDVFGTSAGGVDIFATIQALQTAITGNNLAGVQATISALDSARKQILNSQGILATRVTNLQTTRDYVKRLSETTTNLLSQTQSVDMNAVITELNQQMTSLQAVQAMASKVMNLSLVNFLK; this is translated from the coding sequence ATGCGGGTTACCAATCAGATTATTTACGACAACTTAATCGAGTATCTTCAGAGAAATAACGATGCACTTTTCCGGCCTCAGCAGGAGATTGCCACAGGGAAAAAGATAATTCTGCCATCGGATGATCCTCAGGGTAATTCTCAGGTGGTTAATCTTGATGCGATGGGAGGAAAACTCAATCAATATTTGACGAACCAGAATGTGGCACAGAGTTTTATGGAAGCAACGAATACCGTATTGGATGAAGCTTCTAAAATCCTGGCAGATATCAAGAATGTTGCACTGAACGCCGCTTCAGGCTTAAGTTCTCAAAATCAACAATACGATTCAACACTCCTTGCCGCGGATTTACAATCTCTTCTTGATGTGGCCAACACCCAGTATCAAGGAGAGTATCTTTTTGCCGGATTTAAAAATGATACTTCTGCATATAATAATGCCGGGGTCTACCAAGGGGATGGAGGGCAGATAGGGGTGCAGATTGCACCGGGAGCTACGATTCAAAGAAATCTTGCGGGACAGGATGTTTTTGGCACCTCGGCGGGAGGGGTCGATATTTTCGCTACAATCCAGGCGCTTCAAACGGCAATTACAGGGAATAATTTGGCTGGAGTTCAGGCGACGATATCTGCTCTTGATTCGGCGCGGAAGCAGATTCTAAATAGCCAGGGAATCTTAGCGACCCGTGTGACAAATCTCCAAACGACCCGAGATTATGTCAAGAGACTTTCGGAGACAACCACAAACCTTCTATCCCAAACTCAAAGTGTCGATATGAACGCCGTCATTACGGAGCTTAATCAGCAGATGACCTCACTGCAGGCGGTTCAGGCGATGGCTTCAAAAGTCATGAATCTTAGCCTCGTCAATTTTCTGAAATAA
- a CDS encoding flagellar basal body P-ring protein FlgI, with translation MEEWLNKIAMTGNAVMVVCLLIISMFAFPSEAARIKDITSIEGVRENSLIGYGLVIGLNGTGDKAGTVFTLQSLTNMLNKMGLLVDPSAVKVKNVAAVVVTAKLPPFNRPGSHIDVSVSSLGDASSLQGGTLLMTPLKGPDQETYAVAQGPVSIGGFIGGKDGDTVQKNHPTAGRVPGGATVEKEVKLELGEKDFLMLMLNQQDFTTAMKVSQVINAGLQDTFASAVDSDTIQVKVPDSYKGKVVELLAAIESLDVQVDVTAKVVVNERTGTIVMGDQVRISDIGISHGNLIIRVKTELQVSQPSPLGPSSSKTVVVPKQKTTVTEEEARITVVKGGATIGEVVNALNAIGVTPRDLIAILQAMKAAGALQAELEIL, from the coding sequence ATGGAAGAATGGTTAAATAAAATTGCAATGACAGGTAACGCGGTAATGGTGGTTTGTTTGTTAATTATTTCTATGTTTGCCTTTCCATCCGAGGCGGCCCGAATCAAGGACATTACGTCTATTGAGGGGGTACGCGAGAACTCCCTAATCGGATATGGTCTGGTCATCGGCCTGAATGGAACGGGAGATAAAGCGGGAACGGTATTTACCCTTCAGTCTCTTACCAATATGTTAAATAAAATGGGGCTTCTGGTCGACCCCTCCGCAGTGAAAGTTAAGAATGTCGCTGCGGTGGTCGTTACGGCCAAACTCCCGCCGTTTAATCGCCCGGGAAGCCATATCGATGTTTCGGTTTCATCGCTGGGCGATGCGAGTTCCCTTCAGGGCGGAACGCTTCTAATGACGCCTTTGAAGGGGCCTGATCAGGAGACCTATGCTGTAGCTCAAGGACCAGTTTCAATCGGCGGATTTATCGGAGGCAAAGATGGCGATACGGTTCAAAAAAATCATCCGACTGCGGGACGTGTTCCGGGAGGTGCCACCGTTGAAAAGGAGGTTAAACTGGAGTTGGGTGAAAAGGATTTTCTGATGCTGATGTTGAATCAGCAAGATTTTACAACCGCGATGAAGGTATCCCAAGTGATCAACGCCGGTTTACAGGACACTTTTGCTTCGGCTGTCGATTCCGACACGATCCAGGTCAAAGTACCCGATTCCTATAAAGGGAAGGTGGTTGAACTCCTGGCCGCGATCGAAAGTCTGGATGTTCAGGTTGATGTGACAGCTAAAGTGGTTGTGAACGAAAGAACGGGGACCATTGTCATGGGAGATCAGGTTCGTATTTCGGATATTGGCATTTCCCATGGAAACCTGATCATTCGGGTTAAAACGGAGCTTCAAGTCTCGCAACCCTCACCTCTTGGTCCATCCAGTTCAAAGACGGTTGTGGTTCCAAAACAGAAGACCACTGTTACTGAAGAAGAAGCGAGAATAACCGTGGTGAAAGGGGGAGCAACCATCGGCGAAGTGGTCAATGCGCTGAATGCAATCGGCGTGACTCCGAGGGATCTGATCGCCATTTTACAGGCCATGAAGGCAGCAGGAGCCCTGCAGGCTGAATTGGAGATCTTGTAA